gggaaggaggagccgggggggggggcgggcaccacctcaccccacctcccTCACCTCCAACGGGCCTGGAGGGCGCCGAACGGGTGGCGGCCTCCCCACGGCTGGGGCGGGTGGAAAGTCAAGACCCAGTGCGAGAGGGAATCCCTGCAGCCCCTTCCTCGGAGGGAGATCCGCCCTCGGGGCAGCAGGGAATCCCCCCCTTCCCCGCAGCTGGTCTCCAGCCTGGCCCCCGCCCCATGCCACATCCGTTAACTGCCCCCCCAACCTCCATGGTCACTCCAAGTCCCGCCCCTCGGCCCCAGTTCACGACCCCGCCCCCCATTCACCCGTCCCGTCGCCCCCGCCACGCCCTCCTCCCTCGAGTGCCCCGCCTTCCTCCCGCCTttgccccggccccgccctccccgTGGTAAGTCTCCCCCCGCCACACCGCCGCCGCGCTTCTGCGCATGCGTGACCCCTCCCGCGCGCGGCACCTGGGTGGACCGAGCCCCTCCTTTGCCGGGCGGTGGCCGTTGGCGGTTGGCGCGAGCGAGTCAGCGGGCGTGCAGCCCACCCAGCGCCTGTAGGGCGGGTACACGGACCGGGAGAGCTAGTAGCGAGGCGGTAACGCCGCCGAGAGCCAGCCAATGGGCAGCGGGCGGGCCGGCCCCGGTTCTTCGAATGGGACGGCAAGGAAAGAGCGGGAGGGAGAGCCCGCAGTTTGCAGGAGGGCTCGCTGGCCCGGCCTCTGGACTCGGGCTTCCACTTTCCCGCACCCACCAGACGAGCTCTCCGCGTGGAGCTGGGTGGCCTGCGGCAAACCAGTGACGGCGGTCGGCCAGTGGGCACATCTCCTAGAGGCGGACAACCAGGGTAACCATCTAGTCTCCAGGAGATAGCCAGGTAGAGAAAAGCTGAAACCCTTGCTCTGCAAAACACAAATACTCGGCAGAGTAGACGATCCACAGTTCCACAGTTCCCATTTTTACAGATACGGGCCATTGTTAACAAAacctttatttaaagaaaaaaaacttgttcTTTATTTGATAGACCCAGGTCACAGagcgcccctccccccaacaaagCATCCTTCagcgccacccccacccccccttcccaaACAGAGGATCTGGATCTGTCTTCATTTCCTGTTAGCCTGGGCCGTACCAATAACACACTGGTTCACCTGCGGGCAGaggttttagaataaaaatattttgtgagtaACCAAAATAACAGTTTTCTCCAagatcaccccccacccccaatattGGGGCTGCCCTCAGAAAATACTAAAACAAAGGCTCTGAAGGCAGATTCAGCCTGGTCTCAGTTAAGGTTAGGTCTATGCCCACTAACCACACCAGGACTGGAGGAAGTGAAGAGGCCTGAGAAGGGATAGAAGCCACACACAGGAGCAGAGATAGATGGAGCCTCCATTTCCAGCAATACCATGGCCCGGACACCCCAAGCCTTCCTACCATTTAGTTGTTAATAAGTTAGATAGAACAACACTCCTTTAAGAACAAAGGCTCCTTGGAAAATAAATGATCCCAAGTCTACGCAGGATAGGTACAAGATGAGTCTAGAATAAAGACTACTGGGTCCTGTCTaaaggacacaggagccaacttAAAGGAGCTCCCATTGGCCAATGATGGGGCAATCTGAACATCAGAAGGAATAATGACTATAAAGGATATATATCAAATCAATAAGCATCTGCAAAATGACACCTCCCAAACCAAAACTCACTTGGTCACCTTTGGAAGTTGCCAAGACATCAACTTCTAATACTGAAAATTGATAAAGAATCCTACAGgcatcactgggtggctcagcggtttagcgcctgcctttggcccaggatgtgatcttggagacctgggatcaagcctccctgcatgaggcctgcttctccctctgcttgtctctgtctctcatgaataaataaataaaatcttaaaaaaaaaaaaaaaaaaaaagaatcctacatTTATCCTGCCTTTGCTGCTACATAGACTAGATTTCAGAGTAACCAAATAAATGGCAAGGGAAAAATTCTTTGTAGAAGAGACAAGACTAATAAATGTAAAGTTACTGAGAAAATTAAACTCCTTGATGAAGTAACAAATCTAGGTACGATCATTATTCCAAAAATCACTAAGTGAAATCATTAGGTCAACAGGGAGTTTTCAAATGGTCACAAGCTGGTAACACCCAAATCTGatgatttttaattcatttaagagTAAAgcaattctagggatccctgggtggcgcagcggtttggcgcctgcctttggcccagggcgcgatcctggagacccgggatcgaatcccacgtcgggctcccggtgcatggagcctgcttctccctctgcctgtgtctctgcctctctctctctctctgtgtgactatcataaataaattaaaaaaaaaaaaaaaagtaaagcaattctaaaaaaaaaaaaaaaaagtaaagctattAGATATTAGGTGACTTCTGATGCAATGAAGTGTACTGTACCGTTTCAAGTTTTCTTGTCAAGAAATAAGCCTGATTCAAATCAAATTCAAATCCAAGCCCTTAAGTGTACTACTAGATAACAAAAAGtatggaaggaggaggaagcaacTGACCAAAATCCAGAATATGGTATTTTCTATAAGACAAATGACCCTAtttcttcaacaacaacaacaacaaaaagacataaaaggaggTGAGATTATTACggattaaaagaaattttaaaaaataaaagaattaaaatgaaatgggTGGCCCTTGCTTTGATCCCAATTGGGACAACCTAATATGTTAAAGACATTTCTGATACAATCAGGTAAAATGTAATAACATAGTAATTTAAGGATACTAAAGAGTTTATGGTGTTGGCTGTTAATGACGTTGCTATAACTTTAATTGAACTTGCAAGATAGCAAGGGAAATCCTGATCAAAGCAGAAAATCAGGGCAGGGTACCTAGGGAATGGACCACTTCTATGGCAGCAACCAATGCTTATTGGGGAGAAGACCTGAATATAGCAGAAGGGCACACCTGCCCAGAGATCCTAAATAAAGCCAGAACCCATCATAGGGCTATCCCTTTGGAAaggagcagccagagaaaaaaatcaccctCCAGAGACAGACAGTAAAGAAACTTTACTGAAAGGAGCATAAGTCTCCTAGAGAATTCATGGCATGGCCTTCTATTTAATGTTTAAGTGGGTCTTGGAATCTGGATTCACTCTACTCGGAATGgtctgaaaaactttttttttttttttttttttgagagagagaatgtgtgcacatGAGGAGCAGagggtagaaggggaggaagagagaatcttaagcgggctccatgcgatgtggggcttgacctcatgaccccaagatcatgacctgaaccataATCAAGAGTcgggcgcttaaccaactgagccacccaggcgcccgtaTCCAAGTctcttatgatccagcaatcccatttccaGGAATCTCCCTAGATAGCTATAACTGAACAAATACAAAATGACATCTATGTATAAGGTTAGTCAACGTGGCCTTGTTTGTAATAGAGAAaagagtggaaacaacccaagtgtccagtAGAGGGAACTGGTGGATAAACTTTGGTGCAGCCACACAGCGGAGTCCTAGGCAGACATCAAAATAATGGGGTAATCTCTGTGTGCTGGTGGGAGAGTAATCCCAGGAATGTCTGTTTAGCAAAACAAAGTACAGAACaacatacatatatgaaaaaatagatGTCTTCTATATAAGAGGTAAGGGAATAATATGCATGTTGCTTCTGTTTGCAAGAAGAAACACTGAAAGGATAAGTAAAAtgataaatgacaaaaatgaCTGCCTCTACCAGGACAGGTAGGGAGAATGGGGTACACACGGGAGGTGGTAAAACTTCCATGTTGTGCATAGCTTTTATACAGTTTTGACCTCTTaactacctatttttaaaaaataaaaaccccaaaacccaataGCTAAAAATGGATTCAGAGAGGTAGTGTCCCAGATGCCCGGCAAATGTGAATCCTTTCCAGATGAATGTGCCCTTGGCCTAAAGGACTGAATGGATCCCTAAAGGGTCAGAATGGAGAAGCCTACAAGCATCCAGGAGTCCTGACAGGGCCTGGGCCTGGTGGTAACTGCACCTTGGAGGCAAAGCGTAGGGAGTTGAGGGACTCAGAGACGTTCTCTTCTAGGGGAGAAATGTTCACGAACATGAGCCTGTGGAGAGAGAAGTGGGAGCCAAACCCCAGCATCAGTGGCTGGGTGGAGCCTGCACCAGGTTCCCACTATTTCCCCTTTCCCACCCCTGATCCCAGCCTCACAGTCTCCAGCCAACCCCTTCTGTCTGTCCCTTTCACTCACATCTTAGCGCTGCCACCCAGAGAGTTCTGCAGCAGGTAGGTGAGTTTGCTGTTCCGGTAAGGAATATGGGACTCCTAGAGGGTTGAAGGACATAGGTGATTAGGATAGGAGCACCCCAACCTACCCCAGGTCCCACTGGCCCTCATCCCCATTCCTACCTTGTTGCTCAAGGCCATGATGACCAGCCCCAGGGTGGACAAGCTGCTGTTAATGGCTTGTGTTTCCCGAAGGCGTTCCCGCTCCCCAGGGCCAAGGGCTAAGCTGGGGTCTAGCCGCTCACTACCAGCCAGGTCCACAAGGTTGAGGGAGGCCCCACACTGCAGGCCTCGTCCGGTGTGCTCCCCAGAGATCTGCAGCTGGAACACGCTGTGACTACGAGATGATCGCTCATTCTGGGACGTGCGGGCCACTGCCCGGTTCTGGTGGGCCAGATGGAGCAGGGCCTccacctggggtgggggtagcAAAGGGCAAAAGCAGGCTGGGAATCAGCAGACAGCTATGTCAGTAGCAAGGGACCAGAGCACCCTAAGCTTTCTCTCTAGCCACTGAAGAGGCAAAATGACTAAGTAAAATGCACGGTGTGTCTGAGAGTACCAAGGAGGAGAATAAAGCAAAGTAACGAGTGTGTGAAGGTAGGGTGAGGGTTGCAATCTTAGACAAGATGGCCAGGGACAGCTTCAGTGCCTGGAGACAGCAGAGCGGCTAGAGCTATAGTAGGAATGAGGCCTGAGATGCGGTGGGTGGGGGCCAGGAAGCCTTCGGCCACATGCACCACTCTACCCCCTCGTTCCCAAAGACAGACAAATTTATCCTGTGGCCCATAGGCCAAAACTGATGTGACCACCCACCCACGCAACCTgcccttcctccatcctcccactctctcctgtTCCTTTTCCATCCACCTGCACCTTGTGCCCCCTCCATCCGCTCTTCCCCGTTCTCCAGCCCCAGAGGCCCTCAGTCCTTACCTCCTTCTCACAGGAGACAGGAACGTATCGGGCATTGGTGACAGTAAGCTCCTCACTCCCAGGCCCTGCCCGGCGGATCTCACACTCCCCGCCCTGGCCCTTCCGGGGCCCAGTGGCCAGCAGGTCTCGGACAGTCTCATTATAGATCTCCACGTAGCTTGCCACAAAGCTGTAGGTCCAGCCCTGGCCGCCCAGCTCCTGGGCCACGGAGAAGAGGTGCCGCAGGGCCCGAGGGATCAGGCCCTCCACCTGGGGGTCTCTCCCAGGCCCACCCTCCATTGTGAAGGTCTTGCCACTGCCTGTCTGGCCATAGGCAAAGATGCATACTGGGTAGCCGTCCAGGGCTGACTGGACAAGCATGGCAATCTCCTCAAACACTTCATCCTGCCCACTCCCTGGGGGGAATACCCGGTCAAAGGAGAAGTCGTGGCGGGTGGCAGGGGCTGGCGCCCCACTCAGGGTCCCACGGCGCTCATCACACCGGGAAACGCTGAGGCGTGTGGGCAGATCAGCGGGCCCGCCAGGGCCAGAGGGAAACAGGAGGtagccagggggtggggtgggctcccCTGGAAGGACAGGGCGGACCCGGCAGAACACGCGGATGTTGCCTTTGAGTTCCTGTAGCTGGTTGTGTAGTCGCCGGCGCTCCATCTCTAGCCCGTGGAGACGTTCTCCTTGCTCCACCAGGAGGGCCGCCTGGCTTGTGGCCTCCTGGCGCAGAGATGCCACCTCTGCTTGGCTGCCCGACAGAGCTGCTTCTGATGCCTGCAACCGCCTCTGTCCGGAACAGAATggacagagagagtgagacacTGAGGAGTAAGGACAAGTCACGATgatgtggggtggtggtggtagggtgGTCCCTGTCCCCAGGGACTGAGTCTGCCAGGGAAAGAGGTAAGAAAATAGGAACCAGGGTCCCAGATTAGGGAGTGCTATGGAAAGAGCCAAAAGGGGCACAAGGACAATGATACCCAAAAGTATAGGAATACGCCAACAAAAAGACAGAGAATGGAAGGAACATTCCACAAAGAGGGAAGTGCATATGCAAACTGCCCCAAACAGATGATTAAATCATTTGATAAATGACAAGTAATTCCATCTAGTAGGGAGAAGTGGGGCAGAAAGCAAGATACAGGAGTGAGCAGGGGTGGAGAAGGACAGAGGACAGAAGGACAGAGGAATACTGCTGGAGAGGTGGTCAGGGACTCCCAACCCCCAGAGACTTCAGGGTAACCCAGAAAGGTGGGCTGGCGTTTGCTGAGACGATGGCCCTTacctcctgctcctccagccGGGCAGCCAGTCCCCTCCGCTCCTCCTGCAATTCTAACTGTTCTTTCTGGAGCTCTCGCAACAAGCCCTCCTGTGTGCACTGCTGCTCTTCCAATTCCAGGACACGGGCCCTGAGGCTCCCCAACTCCTGCTGGCCCTGCTCAGCCTGGGCCTGCACCCTGGCCAACTCCCCTTCCAGTGTCCTACACTCTGCCCCCCGGGCCTTGGCCTGTTGTTGGGCCTCCCTGAGTTGGTCCTGCAGCTGTTGGTTCTCCTGGGCCAGTGTCTGAGTCCTCTCACGGCAGCATTTCAGCTCTGCATTTAGGTCACACAACTGACCCTTTAAGTCCCAGGCCGGACGCTTGGTGGGTTTCCTCCCTCCCACCATTGGAGGGGCAGCTGCTGAGATGGACATAGAAAGGGCAAAGGTCAGGGAGGTCGTGgctttccctctctgcccccctcctagCCTTTAAAGCCTCCACACCTGATGCTACATCTCTTTCCCCTCCAGACAGGGAGGGAATCAAACAGATTTTTAGGGGAGTCCTCACCACCTCTTCTCTTCCCGCTCCTAGCCTCTCACCCAATGGTTATGGCAGTCACCTACCTCCAGGCTTCTGGGCAGGAACAGCAGGGCCCGATTTCTGATTCTTCAGCACTAGAGAATTGGAGAGTGAACATAAGGAATCACAGCACCAGTATCCTTCTACCTCCATCACCCTCCCTTTCCACATACTCCGAATCTCTTCCCAGCCCCCACTCTGAAGCACTATTACCCGTGGCAATCGCTGTGGAACATCGGGGTCCTGTCTTCTTGGGAACTTTTGGAGCTGTTGGGAGATGGGAGCAGAAAAAAGTAGAACAATCAGTCTCAGGATGGCATGAGCTCTGGCTGGGCCAGGGGCAGAGAGATTGCTTTCTCTGAGGGTGAGAAATAAGATAACTTCCCTCATCCCTGAAATCTGGCCAGCTTCTAAAGATATCCCTCCCATGACCAGAAATTACTCAAGACACCAAGGAGTAAGTTGGACCAAGATAAGCAAAAAGAGCAGGGAGCAGAACTGGGTTAAGTATGCTACCacttataataataaaatgttggagaacatgTCCAGATTTGCTTGAACATTCATAAATTGGCCCTGGAAGGGACAAGGCAGTTGTCCCTGGGGAGGGGAACTGGGTGGC
The Canis aureus isolate CA01 chromosome 7, VMU_Caureus_v.1.0, whole genome shotgun sequence genome window above contains:
- the KIFC1 gene encoding kinesin-like protein KIFC1 isoform X4, which encodes MEDALEPEKKRTRGLDTVTKIATSQSRAPALTARTQTQNQITAPKVPKKTGPRCSTAIATVLKNQKSGPAVPAQKPGAAAPPMVGGRKPTKRPAWDLKGQLCDLNAELKCCRERTQTLAQENQQLQDQLREAQQQAKARGAECRTLEGELARVQAQAEQGQQELGSLRARVLELEEQQCTQEGLLRELQKEQLELQEERRGLAARLEEQERRLQASEAALSGSQAEVASLRQEATSQAALLVEQGERLHGLEMERRRLHNQLQELKGNIRVFCRVRPVLPGEPTPPPGYLLFPSGPGGPADLPTRLSVSRCDERRGTLSGAPAPATRHDFSFDRVFPPGSGQDEVFEEIAMLVQSALDGYPVCIFAYGQTGSGKTFTMEGGPGRDPQVEGLIPRALRHLFSVAQELGGQGWTYSFVASYVEIYNETVRDLLATGPRKGQGGECEIRRAGPGSEELTVTNARYVPVSCEKEVEALLHLAHQNRAVARTSQNERSSRSHSVFQLQISGEHTGRGLQCGASLNLVDLAGSERLDPSLALGPGERERLRETQAINSSLSTLGLVIMALSNKESHIPYRNSKLTYLLQNSLGGSAKMLMFVNISPLEENVSESLNSLRFASKVNQCVIGTAQANRK
- the KIFC1 gene encoding kinesin-like protein KIFC1 isoform X2, with translation MEPQQRSPLLEVRGNIELKRPLVKAPSRLPLPGTRFKRGPDQMEDALEPEKKRTRGLDTVTKIATSQSRAPALTARTQTQNQITAPKVPKKTGPRCSTAIATVLKNQKSGPAVPAQKPGAAAPPMVGGRKPTKRPAWDLKGQLCDLNAELKCCRERTQTLAQENQQLQDQLREAQQQAKARGAECRTLEGELARVQAQAEQGQQELGSLRARVLELEEQQCTQEGLLRELQKEQLELQEERRGLAARLEEQERRLQASEAALSGSQAEVASLRQEATSQAALLVEQGERLHGLEMERRRLHNQLQELKGNIRVFCRVRPVLPGEPTPPPGYLLFPSGPGGPADLPTRLSVSRCDERRGTLSGAPAPATRHDFSFDRVFPPGSGQDEVFEEIAMLVQSALDGYPVCIFAYGQTGSGKTFTMEGGPGRDPQVEGLIPRALRHLFSVAQELGGQGWTYSFVASYVEIYNETVRDLLATGPRKGQGGECEIRRAGPGSEELTVTNARYVPVSCEKEVEALLHLAHQNRAVARTSQNERSSRSHSVFQLQISGEHTGRGLQCGASLNLVDLAGSERLDPSLALGPGERERLRETQAINSSLSTLGLVIMALSNKESHIPYRNSKLTYLLQNSLGGSAKMLMFVNISPLEENVSESLNSLRFASKVNQCVIGTAQANRK
- the KIFC1 gene encoding kinesin-like protein KIFC1 isoform X3, producing MEPQRSPLLEVRGNIELKRPLVKAPSRLPLPGTRFKRGPDQMEDALEPEKKRTRGLDTVTKIATSQSRAPALTARTQTQNQITAPKVPKKTGPRCSTAIATVLKNQKSGPAVPAQKPGAAAPPMVGGRKPTKRPAWDLKGQLCDLNAELKCCRERTQTLAQENQQLQDQLREAQQQAKARGAECRTLEGELARVQAQAEQGQQELGSLRARVLELEEQQCTQEGLLRELQKEQLELQEERRGLAARLEEQERRLQASEAALSGSQAEVASLRQEATSQAALLVEQGERLHGLEMERRRLHNQLQELKGNIRVFCRVRPVLPGEPTPPPGYLLFPSGPGGPADLPTRLSVSRCDERRGTLSGAPAPATRHDFSFDRVFPPGSGQDEVFEEIAMLVQSALDGYPVCIFAYGQTGSGKTFTMEGGPGRDPQVEGLIPRALRHLFSVAQELGGQGWTYSFVASYVEIYNETVRDLLATGPRKGQGGECEIRRAGPGSEELTVTNARYVPVSCEKEVEALLHLAHQNRAVARTSQNERSSRSHSVFQLQISGEHTGRGLQCGASLNLVDLAGSERLDPSLALGPGERERLRETQAINSSLSTLGLVIMALSNKESHIPYRNSKLTYLLQNSLGGSAKMLMFVNISPLEENVSESLNSLRFASKVNQCVIGTAQANRK
- the KIFC1 gene encoding kinesin-like protein KIFC1 isoform X1, whose protein sequence is MIFPVLSGCCRFGGREGDRGNARSPLLEVRGNIELKRPLVKAPSRLPLPGTRFKRGPDQMEDALEPEKKRTRGLDTVTKIATSQSRAPALTARTQTQNQITAPKVPKKTGPRCSTAIATVLKNQKSGPAVPAQKPGAAAPPMVGGRKPTKRPAWDLKGQLCDLNAELKCCRERTQTLAQENQQLQDQLREAQQQAKARGAECRTLEGELARVQAQAEQGQQELGSLRARVLELEEQQCTQEGLLRELQKEQLELQEERRGLAARLEEQERRLQASEAALSGSQAEVASLRQEATSQAALLVEQGERLHGLEMERRRLHNQLQELKGNIRVFCRVRPVLPGEPTPPPGYLLFPSGPGGPADLPTRLSVSRCDERRGTLSGAPAPATRHDFSFDRVFPPGSGQDEVFEEIAMLVQSALDGYPVCIFAYGQTGSGKTFTMEGGPGRDPQVEGLIPRALRHLFSVAQELGGQGWTYSFVASYVEIYNETVRDLLATGPRKGQGGECEIRRAGPGSEELTVTNARYVPVSCEKEVEALLHLAHQNRAVARTSQNERSSRSHSVFQLQISGEHTGRGLQCGASLNLVDLAGSERLDPSLALGPGERERLRETQAINSSLSTLGLVIMALSNKESHIPYRNSKLTYLLQNSLGGSAKMLMFVNISPLEENVSESLNSLRFASKVNQCVIGTAQANRK